A single window of Pseudophryne corroboree isolate aPseCor3 chromosome 5, aPseCor3.hap2, whole genome shotgun sequence DNA harbors:
- the LOC134929408 gene encoding uncharacterized protein LOC134929408, with protein sequence MLKMTDTPSNDEEISNESTEYDPSTQEDEESELDKKKATPKRAPRFTYIENEALIDGVLTNYKTLFGKLGGQQYCFERKEKIWKKIAQLVSSVGKVPRSAYVCKKRYSDCKIAVKKKMSMMHLHAKKTGGGSCLKIDMCPWEQRLSEKLSLNAVRGIEESIDTEAPVSPPKAFGKKKTQKQSKKFVKTTESMKSYSAKSLLKAKKIVHKNQNMDVSHSSKVKTSSTNIRYDLDKSENASNLLTETLEIRDSSACDSENSQEGKPECSTSINKGRRYEGLKNMTSKSQIKATGVFPINDNINNLIESALNVNKNVVNQEFEILHKDSTEIIRVISELGKEICKNQETMIYYLETISEKLKATKNPDVEHVPSYQEQMENEDENDQFPTGQDEDSNYLNSEIPESGHLKQQEIGDMAQIVRPKRLFKRPRNFFDNED encoded by the exons ATGTTAAAAATGACAGATACTCCGAGTAATGATGAAGAAATTTCCAATGAATCCACTGAATATGACCCATCTACACAGGAGGATGAGGAGTCTGAATTGGATAAAAAGAAAGCAACTCCAAAAAGGGCTCCACGTTTCACATATATCGAAAACGAGGCACTTATTGATGGCGTTCTGACAAATTATAAAACTCTTTTTGGGAAACTCGGTGGCCAGCAATATTGTTTTGAAAGGAAAGAAAAAATTTGGAAAAAAATTGCCCAATTAGTTTCCTCTGTTGGAAAGGTTCCTCGTTCTGCATATGTTTGCAAGAAACGTTATTCTGATTGCAAAATTGCggtgaaaaaaaaaatgtcaatgaTGCATCTTCATGCCAAGAAAACTGGAGGAGGTTCGTGCTTAAAAATCGACATGTGCCCATGGGAGCAAAGGTTATCTGAAAAGTTGTCTTTAAACGCTGTAAGGGGGATTGAAGAATCTATTGATACGGAAGCGCCAGTATCTCCACCAAAAGCATTCG gtaaaaaaaaaacacagaaacaaaGCAAGAAATTTGTTAAAACTACCGAATCTATGAAATCTTATTCTGCAAAATCTCTGTTAAAAGCCAAGAAAATTGTCCACAAGAATCAAAATATGGATGTCAGCCACTCCTCCAAAG tgaAGACCTCCTCCACAAATATTAGGTATGATTTGGATAAATCAGAAAATGCAAGTAATCTACTAACGGAGACTTTGGAGATTCGAGACTCTTCGGCATGTGATTCTGAAAACAGTCAAGAAGGCAAACCTGAGTGTTCAACTTCAATAAATAAAGGAAGAAGATACGAAGGTTTGAAAAACATGACGAGTAAATCTCAGATAAAGGCAACAGGAGTATTTCCCATCAATGATAATATTAATAATCTAATAGAGTCTGCCCTTAACGTAAATAAGAATGTGGTCAATCAAGAATTTGAAATTTTACACAAAGATTCAACTGAAATAATAAGAGTGATATCTGAGCTTGGCAAAGAAATCTGCAAAAATCAAGAAACCATGATATATTATCTTGAAACGATTTCAGAAAAATTAAAGGCAACAAAAAATCCTGATGTAGAACACGTCCCATCCTATCAAGAACAAATGGAGAATGAAGATGAGAATGATCAATTTCCGACAGGACAGGATGAGGACTCCAATTATCTGAATTCAGAGATTCCAGAGTCTGGTCATTTGAAACAGCAGGAGATTGGGGATATGGCACAAATAGTTCGTCCAAAACGCTTGTTCAAAAGACCAAGAAATTTTTTTGATAACGAGGATTAA